In the Sulfitobacter pacificus genome, one interval contains:
- a CDS encoding DMT family transporter, with protein sequence MYLAKAQSNTTAATLITTATAFIAATMLIAKALGSDSFGTPLHALQISHGRFLFAFIGLSMAATLLRPQFARPHWGLHLARTSCGWAGVTLMFASVAYIPLADATAITFLNPVFAMILAIPLLGENVGRIRWSAAALAFAGALILLRPTPASFDPAALLALAAAAIMGLELIFIKKLAGRENLFQILLFNNGLGLCIASIAVLAFWQPPTAAQWGLLITLGLCIATAQSFFVNAMARAEASFVAPFSYGTLIFAALYDVLFYNVIPDSVTYLGAATIIAGAVVLLLREAQLKRQAAKVAAKQ encoded by the coding sequence ATGTATCTCGCCAAAGCTCAAAGCAATACCACCGCAGCCACACTGATCACGACCGCAACGGCATTTATTGCCGCCACAATGTTGATTGCCAAGGCCCTCGGCAGTGACAGTTTCGGCACGCCACTGCATGCCTTGCAGATCAGCCACGGGCGATTTCTGTTTGCTTTCATCGGGTTGAGCATGGCCGCCACGCTGCTGCGCCCGCAGTTTGCCCGCCCGCACTGGGGTCTGCATCTGGCACGGACCAGCTGTGGCTGGGCCGGTGTGACGCTGATGTTCGCCTCTGTCGCCTATATTCCACTGGCCGATGCCACTGCGATTACCTTTCTCAACCCGGTGTTCGCGATGATCCTTGCAATCCCCTTGCTGGGGGAAAACGTGGGCCGCATCCGTTGGTCGGCTGCCGCCCTCGCATTTGCCGGGGCCTTGATCCTGTTGCGCCCCACGCCCGCCAGTTTTGATCCTGCGGCTTTGCTGGCCCTGGCAGCGGCGGCGATCATGGGGCTTGAGCTGATTTTCATCAAAAAACTCGCCGGGCGCGAAAACCTTTTCCAAATTTTGCTGTTCAACAACGGATTGGGCCTGTGCATTGCCAGCATCGCAGTCCTCGCATTCTGGCAGCCCCCAACGGCTGCGCAATGGGGGCTGCTGATCACCCTTGGCCTCTGTATAGCCACCGCGCAGAGCTTTTTCGTAAACGCCATGGCCCGCGCAGAAGCCAGCTTTGTCGCGCCGTTCAGCTATGGCACATTGATCTTCGCCGCGCTTTACGATGTGTTGTTTTACAATGTGATACCTGACAGCGTGACATATCTGGGGGCTGCCACTATCATCGCCGGGGCGGTCGTCCTGCTGCTGCGCGAGGCGCAGTTGAAACGCCAGGCTGCCAAGGTAGCTGCAAAGCAATAA
- a CDS encoding GcrA family cell cycle regulator, which yields MSWTDERVETLKKMWGEGQSASQIAKELGGVTRNAVIGKVHRLGLSNRATTGTAAKPDAKPKAKPAPRAEAKPKAKAETKEPVIMQTVAAAPPKSTLPARKQIIPAGQPLPPQPSANEISPEALAKVNEVEKKAKKIGLMELTERTCKWPVGDPATEDFWFCGLPVKQGKPYCEAHVGVAFQPMSSRRDRRR from the coding sequence ATGTCCTGGACCGATGAGCGCGTTGAAACGCTGAAGAAAATGTGGGGCGAAGGCCAGTCGGCAAGCCAGATCGCCAAGGAGCTTGGCGGCGTGACGCGCAATGCTGTGATCGGCAAGGTGCATCGTTTGGGCCTGTCCAACCGCGCCACAACCGGCACCGCGGCCAAGCCCGACGCAAAACCCAAGGCCAAACCGGCCCCCAGAGCCGAGGCAAAGCCCAAGGCCAAAGCCGAAACAAAAGAGCCGGTGATCATGCAGACGGTAGCCGCCGCGCCGCCGAAATCGACGCTGCCTGCGCGCAAACAGATCATTCCGGCAGGTCAGCCCCTGCCGCCACAACCATCTGCCAATGAAATCTCGCCAGAGGCATTGGCCAAGGTCAACGAAGTTGAAAAAAAGGCCAAGAAAATCGGCCTGATGGAATTGACCGAGCGGACCTGCAAATGGCCCGTCGGCGATCCGGCCACTGAAGATTTCTGGTTCTGCGGGTTGCCTGTGAAACAGGGCAAACCTTATTGCGAGGCCCATGTCGGCGTGGCTTTCCAGCCAATGTCGTCACGGCGCGACCGTCGCCGGTAA
- a CDS encoding thiamine pyrophosphate-binding protein, producing MPDTIRAADALARRLYAAGCRTAFGMPGGEVLTVIDALQAASIRFILAKHENAAGFMAEAVHHRDHAPAILVGTIGPGTLNGVNTVANALQDQVPLIVISGCMDADEAQRYTHQVIDHQAVFAPVTKASFRLNAGAAHTIADKAVAIATEGRMGPVHIDVPISVAEAAVPQTAPVPRPKASPAAPSGADLATARDWLENAQRPVMIVGVDVLNQQAQTAVIEFAEDHSIPVITTYKAKGILPEDHALSLGGAGLSPLADTQLLPFVQAADLILCVGYDPIEMRPGWRDVWDSTRQNVIDISAVPNHHYMHQATLNFVTDCAATLQALSDGLDVQKTWDEGEIYKLKQALNTSFPRDDDWGPAAVIDTCRKVLPRDTIASVDSGAHRILLSQMWECYAPRALMQSSALCTMGCAVPMAIGAKIATPDRPVVSFSGDAGFLMVAGELATAAELEIAPIFVVFVDASLALIEKKQRERQLKNTGVDFAQHNFAAMGVAFGGAGVTVRSRNALKTALTTAMAAETFTVIAAIIDQGAYDGRI from the coding sequence ATGCCCGATACCATCCGCGCCGCTGACGCCCTTGCCCGCCGCCTTTATGCTGCGGGGTGCCGCACCGCCTTTGGCATGCCCGGCGGTGAAGTTTTGACCGTGATTGATGCGCTTCAGGCGGCGAGCATCCGGTTTATCCTTGCCAAACATGAAAACGCTGCTGGTTTCATGGCCGAGGCAGTGCATCACCGCGACCACGCCCCGGCGATTCTGGTCGGCACCATTGGGCCAGGCACGTTGAACGGGGTGAACACCGTTGCCAATGCCCTGCAGGATCAGGTGCCACTGATTGTGATTTCGGGTTGCATGGATGCAGATGAGGCCCAGCGCTACACCCATCAGGTGATCGACCATCAGGCGGTTTTCGCTCCCGTGACCAAGGCCAGCTTCCGCCTGAATGCCGGTGCGGCCCATACCATTGCAGATAAGGCCGTTGCCATCGCCACCGAGGGGCGGATGGGGCCGGTACATATCGACGTGCCGATCTCGGTTGCAGAAGCTGCGGTGCCGCAAACCGCGCCGGTGCCGCGCCCGAAAGCATCCCCCGCTGCACCCAGTGGTGCCGATCTTGCTACCGCACGGGACTGGCTGGAAAATGCGCAACGTCCGGTGATGATTGTCGGTGTGGATGTTCTGAACCAACAGGCGCAGACCGCTGTCATCGAATTCGCCGAAGATCACAGCATTCCCGTGATCACCACCTATAAGGCCAAGGGGATCCTGCCCGAAGATCACGCCCTGTCTTTGGGGGGCGCCGGCCTGTCGCCGCTGGCGGATACGCAACTTCTGCCCTTCGTGCAGGCCGCCGATCTGATCCTTTGTGTCGGCTATGACCCGATTGAAATGCGTCCCGGTTGGCGCGATGTCTGGGATTCAACCCGCCAGAACGTCATTGATATTTCCGCCGTCCCCAACCACCACTACATGCATCAGGCAACCCTGAACTTTGTCACCGATTGCGCCGCCACATTGCAGGCCCTTAGCGACGGGCTTGATGTACAGAAGACATGGGATGAAGGCGAAATTTACAAACTAAAACAAGCGTTGAATACCAGCTTCCCCCGCGATGACGACTGGGGGCCCGCTGCCGTGATCGACACCTGCCGCAAGGTTTTGCCGCGCGATACCATCGCCTCTGTTGACAGTGGGGCGCATCGCATCCTCTTGTCACAAATGTGGGAATGTTATGCCCCGCGCGCCTTGATGCAATCCTCGGCACTCTGCACCATGGGCTGTGCTGTGCCGATGGCAATCGGGGCCAAGATTGCCACGCCCGACCGCCCGGTCGTCTCCTTTTCCGGTGATGCGGGCTTTCTGATGGTTGCGGGCGAATTGGCCACAGCCGCAGAACTGGAGATCGCCCCTATTTTTGTCGTCTTTGTCGATGCCTCGCTTGCTTTGATCGAAAAGAAACAACGTGAACGCCAGCTGAAAAATACCGGCGTTGATTTCGCGCAGCACAACTTTGCCGCCATGGGCGTGGCCTTTGGTGGGGCCGGTGTCACCGTGCGCAGCCGCAACGCGCTCAAAACCGCTTTGACCACGGCGATGGCAGCCGAAACGTTCACCGTCATCGCCGCAATCATCGACCAAGGAGCCTATGATGGCCGCATCTAA
- a CDS encoding CaiB/BaiF CoA transferase family protein, whose protein sequence is MAASKGALDGLFVLDLSRILAGPTCTQMLGDLGATVIKVENPKTGGDDTRGWGPNYARNTDGTPSDLSAYFMAANRNKRSVAVDIATSEGQRILRHLAARADIVVENFKPDGLKKYGLDHETLLKTHPALVYCSISGYGQTGPNRSQPGYDLMAQGFGGIMSITGDPEGPPMKVGVGISDVMCGMYATIGVLAALRHRDQTGEGQHIDLSLVDSSMAWLINEGTNFLTSGQLPERRGNAHPNIVPYDAFECSDGHILLAVGNDAQFARYCDALGLADTAADPRFTTNLGRIENRAALMDAIRPAMQALSKQDLLTRLRSVSVPCGPINTIGEALTSEQAQARSAVVHLPRPDVDKGQLRLLGNPLKLSATPVAYDRAPPRFGQDTAEVLETWGPDSLGNCD, encoded by the coding sequence ATGGCCGCATCTAAAGGGGCCTTGGATGGGCTGTTTGTTCTGGATCTCAGCCGGATTCTGGCCGGTCCTACCTGCACGCAAATGCTGGGTGATCTGGGCGCGACGGTGATCAAAGTCGAAAACCCAAAGACCGGTGGTGATGACACCCGTGGCTGGGGACCGAACTACGCCCGCAATACGGACGGCACCCCCTCTGATCTGTCTGCCTATTTCATGGCCGCCAACCGCAACAAACGCTCTGTCGCGGTTGATATCGCCACCTCTGAGGGGCAACGCATCCTGCGCCATCTTGCCGCCCGCGCCGATATCGTCGTCGAGAATTTCAAACCCGACGGGCTAAAGAAGTATGGGCTGGATCATGAAACCCTGCTCAAGACCCACCCTGCCCTCGTGTATTGCTCTATCTCCGGTTATGGCCAGACCGGCCCGAACCGCAGCCAGCCGGGATATGATCTGATGGCCCAAGGGTTTGGCGGCATCATGTCGATCACCGGCGATCCTGAAGGTCCGCCAATGAAGGTTGGCGTGGGCATTTCGGATGTGATGTGCGGCATGTATGCGACCATTGGCGTGCTGGCCGCCCTGCGCCACCGCGATCAGACCGGTGAAGGCCAGCATATCGATCTGTCGCTGGTAGATTCCTCAATGGCTTGGCTGATCAACGAGGGCACCAATTTCCTGACCTCTGGCCAACTGCCGGAACGGCGCGGCAATGCACACCCCAATATTGTGCCCTATGACGCCTTTGAATGCAGTGACGGGCATATCTTGCTGGCAGTGGGCAATGACGCACAATTCGCACGTTATTGTGACGCATTGGGGCTGGCCGACACCGCTGCGGATCCACGATTTACCACCAACCTTGGTCGTATCGAAAACCGCGCCGCCTTGATGGACGCGATACGCCCTGCCATGCAAGCGCTGAGCAAGCAGGATCTGTTGACCCGCTTGCGCAGCGTTTCTGTGCCCTGCGGGCCGATCAACACCATCGGCGAAGCCCTGACATCAGAACAGGCACAGGCACGCAGTGCGGTTGTTCACCTCCCACGCCCGGATGTCGACAAGGGGCAGCTGCGCCTACTGGGGAATCCGTTGAAACTTTCAGCAACCCCCGTGGCTTACGACCGCGCCCC